ATCGTTGTGctgtgggggaggaaggagggtgaTGCTGAGTATAACCTCAGTAGCCCCTTCCACAGCTTTATGCTCCTTCTGCTTGACAAGAAAACATAGCTTTCAGAGCAGGGTGAGTAGCAAGAAAGATCAGAAGACTTTAACCCTTCACACTAAAGGGACCATTTCATCTGAATCAGTGTTAAAAAAGTCATCTTTATGGAAATGGATTGGGTGATGTGTCTGTGAGAGAACCAGACTTTCCCTCAAATTCCATGTGGCCAAAAGATTTGTGACCTGGTTCTTTCTTATCTAAATCTCTCAGTTCCCTTAGCATGTCTGCTAAGTTTGTCCATGCCCATCTGCTCGGGTTTTGTTCACAGGGCTGAGATCTCTGCTGGCAGAAGTCCACTGACATATGAAGATGTGCTCTGGGGAAAACTTGGCTTGTTGTCTCTGAAACCTCAAGTGGTGGCTGGGAGGGAGTGTCCTCCCTGAGATGAGGGTGCTTTGTAGGTTATTTGGCTCCAGTGTGATGGGGACTGTTTTCTGCTGGGTTTTTACATAGAATGCTTTGTTGTGCCACACTTTGCAGCTCCTTCCAGCTCAGGTTGGAAAAATATCTCTGTGGATGGAAAATCTAGGAAGCAGTGAACAGCTTGTTCTGCAATCCCCCTGGAGAATCCAGCAGCCCTACTTGGTCCATCTGTAGAAGAGGCTTATGATGGTGCTTGCTTCTCATCTCTGGGATGTGGCTGGGACTACCCTGCTTCTAGGAATTTCTTGGTTTCCAGGGTATGAAATGGCTTTGTTCTGTGTGCAGGACTAAGCTTCAGGTGAAGCAAGAAACAAACACACCAGGCCACAAGCAGTTAGTCTGGGACTGTGTGCAGGATGGAAGAAATGGTCATTGTGCCTGTGAGGGGCAGTGTTCCCTGTGCCTCCTTGGGCACACATGCATCGGGAGCAGTGCCCAGGGGCAGCATTGCAGGATTAATGCATGCTCTGAGCACGCTTTGTACTTGAAGCCTCCATCCCTAGGTGCCCTGAGGCATCCTGGCTTCCAATCCTTTCACTTCGTTCAGGACCAGAGCGTGGTCTCTGTTCTCTATTTGCATTGTTGACTTGGTGTTCAGGTTTCTGCTTCCATACTAGGCCCATGGTAACTGCTGAAAATCAGGTTTAGCTTTGCTGGCAGCTGTGGCAATTCAGACTTCGGCCTCATTATGGCAGTTTCCCATTCTCTGTTTACCCCTTGCTGCCAAGACCACAATGCAGTCCTCAAGCTCCCTGTAATCTCTGGCATTTCATCTGCAGGTGATGACAAATATGGAAGGAAAGTAATTTTGTTCAGTGCCTGCCGGATGCCCCCAAGTCATCAACTTGATCACGTGAAACTACTGGGGTGAGTAGTGTTTTAGGAGGCTGCTGTTAACTTCTTAAACCTGACATAATTCCCAATTGCTGGACTCCTGGGGCCAGATCTATCTGCAATAGCTTCTTTAGCTGGACATGTCCTCCCAAAGTGCTTACTTCTACTGCTGGGGATGCAAATCCTCTGTTAGGGCACACAAAAATGAGTCCCAAAGGGAGGATGATGTGGCAAAGCATGAAGTGAGTTCAGTAGTTGTCTCTTCTTAGGTACCTGAAATTCACACTGGACCAGTATGTGGAGAGTGATTACACACTGGTGTACCTGCACCATGGCCTGACCAGTGAGAACAAGCCATCCCTGAGCTGGCTGCGGGATGCCTACAGGGAATTTGATCGCAAGTGAGTAAGGCTGCAGCAAGCAAGGATATAACATGCTGTTCTCTAGCCTAATATAGAAGATCTTCCCTAGGCCCTCCATGTAGCTTGGTGATAATAATTTATTATCATTTATTTCTGCTGCTTATGAAGGTGGGTTGTTGTTAAATGCAGGCTGAATCATGGGATAAACAGCTCCTTCTGTAGTTACATGCTTTAGGCCaacaaagcaagcagcaaaacCAGGACCCAGTGCAAGCGTGTCAGCCCCATGGTATAATTGTTGCTTCCTGGTGAGGCTGCTCACTGCTTCTCGGTGAATCTTGGAATACAGTAGAGCGTGCCCTCAGGCTGCTGAGTGGCCTGACACAGCTACGAAGCATGGGAGAGCagaggctgtgggtgctggggaccGGGGAGGTTCAGTGCAAAAGGAACAGAGCACCCAGCATGCCTTAATCATGTGGAAAGGTTGGTTCCTCTGCTTTAAAGTGCAGCTCATCCTTATGCAGCTTCTCTTGGCAGGTACAAGAAGAACATCAAAGCCTTGTATATTGTGCACCCAACCATGTTCATCAAGACTCTGCTGATTCTCTTCAAGCCTCTGATCAGGTAGGAAGCACTATAGGAGGCTCACCCACATCCTCACACTGCAGGGGAATAATGGGGCGTTCTCAGGGAGGCACAGGATGAGCCCAGGCAGCCAAGCGTACCCTAAAGTCTCTCACCCTGTGCTATCTCCTCCTGTTTCTGAGCTCAGAAATATTTGGGCACAAGAAGTACTGCTCTGGGAACCTACAGAGtttgcagctctgtgctgctccctTTCTATCCAGCCAAGTGGAAGTAAAGTGTTGCAGGCTCTGCTAATAATGAAAAAGGAAGTGAGAGCATCAGTCCAAATTATATTTAATTCATTGTGTTGATGGTGAAATCCTGACTCTTTAAAATAATGGAAACGAAAACTTTTTCCAGCCTACTGCTGAACTTAGGAAGGAGAAATCTGGTGTTTTAGGGAGTCTGCTGCTTCTAGGGGTTCTCACGTTACCTGGAAAGTCTTGGCATCTCCTGGTAAAATAGATGGACTTGGAGAGCTGTGTGGGTGATATCTGCTGCTCAGCCATACCTGCCCCTTTGCCCCATTGATGTCTCTTGCAGACCCCTGCTCTCCTTGCCTGTAAGAAGTCCTTTCTGATACTAGATTTCCTGATTCCTCACTTACCtacttttctcttgtttttcagcTTTAAGTTTGGACGAAAGATTTTTTATGTGAACTTCCTTAGTGAGCTGGAGGAGTATGTGAAGCTGGAACAGTTGGGGATCCCAAGCCCAGTGCTGAAGTGAGAATGCTGCCTGTCTCCCATTTGCTTAGGGCTCAGTGAGAGGGGACTTTTCTAGAGGAATGGTGAGGGGAGGAAGAGCTTGTACCACTCAGGCAGTGGTTTTGGAGGGAGTGGTGACAAATTGCCTTAAAGAGTATTGTTTCTCTCCATGCTCCTTCTTGTGTGTCCTTGGCCCCAGTGCCCAGTTCTGTCCTCGAGTTAAATCCTCCTCCAGTGGAGCACCCACCCTGCCTCTCCCATTCTCCCCTCAGGGGCTTTCTGCAAGCTGCTGACCTAGAGCTCATGGTGCGCATCTGCTGCATCCGGGCACCCAATTTGCTCGCTCTGCACATTTCAGCTTGTCTTTGGGGCTTCCTAAAGTTGCCACAATCTCGGTCCCACCAGATTGATTCCCTGTCCCTCGCACACATGTGCAACTGTCTCATCACAAGCAGTGCTGTCCTGGTCTCCTGCCCACATTGCCTGTCATcctcagctgctccagctcctggtTCCGGATAGATAttcctttctccctgcttttttctGGCAACGAGATGTTTATTCTTGTTGCCCCTGTGCTCcagagctgcctgtgctggttttggatCGGTGGAATCAAGCATGCTAGGCTGGAGCTGTTACCAGTGGGTGTGCAGTGGGTCACGGGCAGTGCTGGGTTCATGCTCTTTCTGGGAGGTGGAGTGGCTTTTTACTAGTTTGTGTTTTGCCACAGACACGATGCATATCTGAGGTCCCTGCAGAAACCTTCTCAAGTGCCCCAGAAGTCAACACCCCCGCGCCCACCGCTGCCAAACCAGCAGTTTGGAGTCTCGCTCCAGCAGTGAGTATCTCTGGATTGTGTTGCTTTTGCCCAGACTTGCTTGATATGAGGTCACTGTATATATAACTGAAGAGCAGCAAAAGTGTCTGTAAAATTTCTTGCAGTTCAGACTTCCTACAAAGGAACTGTGCTCATATCCAGATGCTGACTGACTCAGTTCAGTTCCAGCCTCTTGATTCCCTTGGCTAGATTGTATCTAAATTAGgatgagatatttttttctgcagctaaGGGTCACTAAGAGAGGAGCAAAATAAGGGCCACGGGGACGGCTTTATGCCACTAGAAACTTCCTTTAAACAAAGGAGGTCTGTGGAAGGCTGGTGGAGGTGTCTTTAGGGCTATGTTATTTTGATTGAGCAGTGCTGCAGATCTGTTTCTTAGATTTTTTCCATATcataaattctattttaaaagcacttcCATTCACCCTTGTACTGACTCCCACCCCCCTTCCTGCACAGTGACACAGGCAACCACAGCCACAGGCAAGGGCTAGTGATACTGGCTAAGTGTTGAAGGTATTTTTAACTTTGAGTGTGATTTTGCCTCCCTGGGGAATGAGGAGGAGCCAGTACTGTGTGGCCAGACAGATCCTCTGAAGCAATCTGGGAACACATTCCCCAGCTCCAACACAACATTTCCAAATGTAACCCCGTAGCGCTGTGCGCCTGAGCTTGTTAGTAGCCTGAGAGGGGTGAACATGCTCTCAAGCGGTATAGATACTCAAATGTGAGGGTGGCAGTGGACACCTTGGCTTCACTAGGTCTTCCCTGACAGCCGTTGGGTTGATATATCTTCCGCTACAGGAGTGGGGTGGGTGTACTTATCCCGTCTGTATTTCTCTCATGTGTCAGCTTCTTTCTGCCCCTGCTgccatggggaaggaaaaaggaagctCAGCCCTTTTCACCTGATTCAGAATTAGCAGCCTTGCCTTCTGGAAACCCCTTTGCCTTGGCATCTACAGGCTGTGATTTTTACAGAAGATAGATAAATATTCCTGTGGTGTAGTAAAGAGCTCATACTTGCTCCGGTGAGTAATGTAGCATGGTGGGtgaagaggagagaaggctggAATAATGTCTGAACCAGGGACTGGGATAGCAAGATCTTATGTGGTAGAGTTTGTGTGGGCAACTTCAGGACTCCAGGGCTGCATGCAGGTCAAGGAGGACCTGTCATCTGTAACCTTTTGTCTCTTCCTGCAGCCTCAGGGAGAAGAGCCCGGATCAGTCTCCTGTTCCTCTGGTGGTCAGAGACACCATTGCTCATTTGCAGGAGCATGGTAAGCGTTCAGGGGAAGCTGCAACCCCTCTTAATTCCATGTCAGTGGCCTCTCCTCCAGCCAAGTTCCCATCCAGAGTGTGGTAAGATAAGCAGCAGTCTAGAATAAGGTGTAAAGGCCTGAAGTAGGTGAGTTAGCCTTCAAGAGAGATTGTGCAGGGCTTAGGAGACCTCTTGCCTCCAGTTGTCCACACTCCCGCTTGTATAAGTGTATCCTTTGCTTGGTAGTGGAAGCAGAAAGAATTGCTGTACTCTAAAAAAGGGACTTGTTGACATCTGCCTGAACACCCCACAGCACAGATTTAGGATCGTTAAGACCAGCATTTTTAGAGACTCTCACATGGCTGATGTTTCTTCTCCATCTGCTCTCACTTCACAGCTCTTACTACAGAGGGGGTTTTCAGGAGATCAGCAAATACACAGGTTGTCAGGGAGGTCCAGCAAAAATACAACATGGGTAAGTGCCCAAACTTAGCAAAGCCCCTCTCATTCCCTAACTACTGCTGTCCAACTGGAACGGTGTTGGGACGAGTCCGTCATGAGTCCTCTCCTTCTGTGATAGGCCTCTAGGTGAGGCCCCATCAGGGTATGACCTGAGTTGCAGGGGAGAAGCATCTGATACTTCTGCTGTGTGGAAAGCATGTTCCTTCTCACTCAAATTCCCCTTGCTGcccttttccttcttgaaaattTCCCTGTTTCTCGGTGTGGGTTATACCATCTTAGTCTGATTATACTGGAGGGACCAAAGACGACCAGGAAGAAACTTGGTCATCTGTTTCCTTTGATGGCTTCTAAAGATGTAG
The sequence above is drawn from the Strix aluco isolate bStrAlu1 chromosome 4, bStrAlu1.hap1, whole genome shotgun sequence genome and encodes:
- the ARHGAP1 gene encoding rho GTPase-activating protein 1 isoform X2; protein product: MATDPLSELQDDLNLDDTNQSLSQLKLASIDDKNWPADEAPVFPKSEDSKGSPEPVTHLQWDDPYYDIARHHIVEVAGDDKYGRKVILFSACRMPPSHQLDHVKLLGYLKFTLDQYVESDYTLVYLHHGLTSENKPSLSWLRDAYREFDRKYKKNIKALYIVHPTMFIKTLLILFKPLISFKFGRKIFYVNFLSELEEYVKLEQLGIPSPVLKHDAYLRSLQKPSQVPQKSTPPRPPLPNQQFGVSLQHLREKSPDQSPVPLVVRDTIAHLQEHALTTEGVFRRSANTQVVREVQQKYNMGVPVDFQQYEDVHLPAVILKTFLRELPEPLLTFGLYSHVVSFQNVEEVNRVDVVRKTLQTLPEENYQVLRLLTAFLVQVSAHSDRNKMTNTNLAVVFGPNLLWAKDVAITLKAINPINTFTKFLLDHQKELFEDVEA